The stretch of DNA AGTAACGATTGGGTACCAGTCGAAGCAGCGAACGCCGCAGCCGCGATCCATCTTTGAGCGCAAAAAAGGTTACAAAGGGAATGACCAGTACGGCATAAAACAGATTGGCAAACAGATCCAGTACCGATCCGATCGTGCTGGCCAGCTGTCGTTCGCGAATCAGCGTCTCGAAGCCCTGTTGCAGGGCTTCCATCAAGGTGCCCGGCTGCATGGGAAAGAACCGGCTCAACCATTGTTCGAACTGTGTAATGGCTCCCTGCAGTGCTTCGAGAGAGATCAACTGCGACAACTCGGCAAGCTGGTGAGCCAGAAACGGCACCAGCGAGGTAAAAGCCAGGCTGATCAAACCCGTCACCAACGTCAGCGTCAGCAGAATGGCCGGCACGCGTCCCAACCCCCATCGTTGCCAGCGATCCACCACCGGACGCAGCAGATACGCCAGCACCAGCCCAACGGTCAGATAGACCACCAGGTTGGTAAAGTATCCGACCACCCAGACCAGCCCGCCCAGGGCCAAAAGCCCGATCACCAGCCGCCCCACCCAGTGGCGGCTTAGATATTGCCAGGCCGAAACAGGCGCTGCCTGATCAAGGGGGGCTTCGGATTCCGGTCGGAGCATGAATCAATCCAGTTCGCGAAGCAACGTATACGCAATTTCGGGAGGAAACCCTCGTCGTTGCAAAAAAGCCAGCAGCTTCTGCCGTCGTTTTCTGCGATCGGGCTCATTCTGGCACAGCAGCCTCCAGCGGCGCCGGGCCAGTGGACGAGCCACCGCCATCAGGTCAACCTCAGCCTGTGTCGCCGCCAGCGCTGCTGCGATAATGTCCGAAGCCACGCCACGCCGACGTAGTTCGGCCCGCAAGCGTTTTGGTCCATAGCCGCGTTCCATCAGACGTTCCTGCACATATGCCTGTGCATAGGCCCGATCGTTCAAAAAACCTTGCGTTTCCAGCCGGATGACCACCTGGTCAATCACCTCCTCCGGAAAGCCGGCCCGTTCCAGACGTCGGCGTACCTCGTGGACTGTTCGCGGTCGATGTGCCAGATACTGTAAGGCGACTGCCCGCGCCTGCTGCTCCAGTTCGGCCCGGTAGAGCGCCTGCTGCATGGCCACCGAGAGCACCTGCCCTTCTTCAACCGGATGCGCACGCAATACCTCACGATGCACGCCCATCCAGAACGTGCCATCCACAAAGATGGATACTCGTTCTGGATCCCGTGCCTGGGCCACAACACGGGTTACCGTTCCTTCGCGAAAGGCGGGCGGTGCAGTCGCCCGCAACGTTCGGGCTCGGCTCATGATCCTACCGTCAGTCGGAGCGAGTCCAGAGCAATGCCGGCCACGATCCCCAGCCCCCCTTCCACATTGGAGACAGGCTCCCGGCGTTCCGGCGATTCGCGTGTAACGGCAAAGCGGGCGTATGCTCGGCCACTGCGCAACAGCGCCACCCGCACGGTATGCACCGGCATCGGTGCATGTGCCGAATCGACAGGCACGGCATAGACCCCGATCCAGCGCCGTCGTCCATCCACTTCCTGCGCGCTTTGCTGTTCCAGCAGTACCTGCTCAGTACGCAGAAACAGATCGACCACGACGGATGAAAAAGGCACGTCCGGTTGCAGATGCGGTCGTACCCAGTAGCTGCTGTCCGGATCATCCGGCGCCCACCACCAGAGCGTTACCTCTACGGGATACAGGAATCCTTCACGCCCACCGATGG from Rhodothermus sp. encodes:
- a CDS encoding AI-2E family transporter — its product is MLRPESEAPLDQAAPVSAWQYLSRHWVGRLVIGLLALGGLVWVVGYFTNLVVYLTVGLVLAYLLRPVVDRWQRWGLGRVPAILLTLTLVTGLISLAFTSLVPFLAHQLAELSQLISLEALQGAITQFEQWLSRFFPMQPGTLMEALQQGFETLIRERQLASTIGSVLDLFANLFYAVLVIPFVTFFALKDGSRLRRSLLRLVPNRYFELTLAVLDKLGANVGRYFRALLLQSLSVATLASVLLALVGLRFAVAVGLFTGIANTIPYFGPLIGFLAGTLVGIAQTGDFSMVPEVLIAMGLTQIADNILFQPLIFSRAARAHPLIILFAVLVGAQLAGIVGMLLAIPILTIIRVAVEQIQWGVRNYRILNASAR
- a CDS encoding RecX family transcriptional regulator; this encodes MSRARTLRATAPPAFREGTVTRVVAQARDPERVSIFVDGTFWMGVHREVLRAHPVEEGQVLSVAMQQALYRAELEQQARAVALQYLAHRPRTVHEVRRRLERAGFPEEVIDQVVIRLETQGFLNDRAYAQAYVQERLMERGYGPKRLRAELRRRGVASDIIAAALAATQAEVDLMAVARPLARRRWRLLCQNEPDRRKRRQKLLAFLQRRGFPPEIAYTLLRELD